One Candidatus Methylacidiphilales bacterium DNA window includes the following coding sequences:
- the tmk gene encoding dTMP kinase, which produces MTNPLRFITFEGTEASGKSTQSHLLKKRLEDLGHTVILCREPGGTALGEQIRHLLKHSREGIGMCPETELLLFAASRAQLIHETIIPALKKNHWVICDRFADSSIVYQGIGRSLPLATVDTINQFATQNLVPTLTFLLDISLKEAQARLHLRTHSEANQFDRMEDQSSRFFEQIISGYRQLAQAHPQRIKIIPASPPPPIVAENIWQHVSHAFSL; this is translated from the coding sequence TTGACCAACCCCCTCCGATTCATCACCTTCGAAGGCACTGAAGCATCCGGTAAGTCCACACAATCTCACCTCCTCAAGAAACGACTCGAAGACCTCGGCCACACTGTTATCCTCTGCCGCGAACCCGGCGGAACCGCCCTCGGAGAACAAATCCGCCACCTCCTCAAACACAGCCGTGAAGGCATCGGCATGTGCCCAGAGACTGAACTTTTACTCTTCGCCGCCTCTCGCGCGCAACTCATTCATGAGACGATCATCCCCGCCCTAAAAAAAAACCACTGGGTAATTTGTGACCGCTTCGCTGACTCATCAATTGTGTATCAAGGCATCGGACGTTCATTACCCCTAGCCACCGTCGATACCATCAACCAATTCGCCACGCAAAACCTCGTCCCAACCCTCACTTTCCTACTTGACATTTCCCTAAAAGAAGCTCAAGCACGGCTACACCTCAGAACTCATTCCGAAGCTAACCAATTCGACAGAATGGAAGATCAATCCTCTCGCTTCTTCGAGCAAATCATCTCCGGATACCGCCAGCTCGCTCAAGCTCATCCACAGCGCATAAAAATCATCCCCGCCTCTCCACCCCCCCCTATCGTCGCTGAAAATATCTGGCAACACGTCTCCCATGCCTTTTCACTCTGA
- the ispF gene encoding 2-C-methyl-D-erythritol 2,4-cyclodiphosphate synthase — MLRIGIGYDVHRLIPARPLFLGGLHVPHSHGLEGHSDADVLLHAIADALLGALGEGDIGHHFPNTDPRWKNAPSIQFIDHITKIMNQKNATLHNIDATIIAESPKISPHIPAMKSTIASSLQVHPSQIGIKATTNENLGFLGRKEGIAAIAVALVNLP; from the coding sequence ATGTTAAGAATAGGAATCGGCTACGACGTTCATCGCCTCATCCCCGCTCGACCTCTCTTCCTCGGTGGCCTTCATGTTCCTCATTCTCATGGCCTAGAAGGCCACTCAGATGCAGACGTCCTCCTTCACGCCATCGCTGACGCTCTACTCGGTGCATTAGGAGAAGGCGATATTGGTCACCACTTCCCCAATACCGATCCTCGTTGGAAAAACGCCCCAAGCATACAATTCATCGATCACATCACAAAGATAATGAACCAAAAAAACGCCACTCTCCATAATATCGATGCCACAATAATTGCCGAATCTCCTAAAATTTCCCCACACATCCCAGCAATGAAGTCGACAATCGCCTCTTCGCTTCAAGTCCATCCCTCCCAGATCGGGATTAAAGCCACAACCAACGAAAACCTCGGGTTCCTCGGCCGTAAAGAAGGAATCGCTGCCATCGCTGTTGCACTTGTTAACCTGCCCTAA
- a CDS encoding NAD(+)/NADH kinase, which yields MLLVAGGDGSLLRVVHRVFPHQIPILGIHMGSLGFLTGARREDLKKAIVAIESQSFYCSPRMVLEATIRMEGRQEKIPCALNDIVITRAPQGQMIRMGVKVNDKVMTEYMADGLIVATPTGSTAYSLAAGGPIVSPDAGVIIVTPLSPHTLSNRSVVLGGDAIVTVEITGGRPPAYIEYDGCSLGEWYAGAILEIKASAHKVSLAYIPGNDFFHLLRSKLAWKGMNIS from the coding sequence GTGCTTTTGGTAGCGGGCGGCGACGGGTCTTTGTTGAGAGTTGTTCATCGGGTTTTTCCTCATCAAATTCCAATTTTGGGGATTCACATGGGGAGTTTGGGTTTTCTTACTGGCGCGCGGAGGGAGGATCTAAAGAAGGCTATTGTGGCTATCGAATCTCAAAGTTTTTATTGCAGTCCAAGGATGGTTCTTGAAGCGACGATCAGAATGGAGGGAAGACAAGAAAAAATCCCTTGTGCTTTGAATGACATCGTAATTACTCGAGCTCCGCAAGGGCAGATGATTCGGATGGGTGTGAAGGTAAATGATAAAGTCATGACGGAATATATGGCAGATGGCCTAATTGTAGCGACGCCTACGGGGTCAACAGCGTATTCCCTCGCAGCGGGTGGACCAATTGTAAGTCCGGATGCGGGGGTGATTATCGTCACTCCATTGTCGCCACACACATTGAGCAATCGTTCTGTAGTATTAGGTGGAGACGCGATAGTAACCGTTGAGATTACTGGGGGGCGTCCCCCCGCTTACATCGAGTATGACGGATGTTCGTTGGGAGAATGGTATGCAGGGGCTATCCTTGAAATCAAAGCTTCAGCACACAAAGTAAGCTTGGCTTATATCCCGGGAAATGATTTTTTTCATTTGCTCCGAAGCAAGCTTGCATGGAAAGGCATGAATATAAGTTAA
- a CDS encoding PTS sugar transporter subunit IIA, with product MLISRLLKPSLINLNLKSTKRTNAIYETASLLNGHPSLLNFEGFYQELLARERVETTCIGNSIAFPHARTDHVKSLILAVGRSNEGILFENCNQIVRLIFVIGTPKRMTTEYLTVVGALARILKDPSNREALLKAEKPEDFLQIIEDFEGKL from the coding sequence ATGCTGATTAGCCGCCTTCTTAAACCATCGCTCATCAATCTGAATCTAAAAAGCACTAAGCGCACGAATGCGATTTATGAGACGGCTAGTCTCCTCAACGGCCATCCTTCGCTTCTAAATTTTGAAGGTTTCTATCAAGAGCTACTTGCACGCGAACGGGTCGAGACTACCTGCATTGGAAACTCAATAGCTTTTCCTCATGCACGAACTGATCACGTTAAATCTCTGATTCTAGCTGTAGGCCGAAGCAATGAGGGGATACTTTTTGAAAATTGCAATCAAATAGTCCGGCTTATTTTTGTTATTGGCACTCCCAAACGGATGACTACCGAATACCTCACAGTTGTCGGAGCGCTCGCTCGTATTCTGAAAGATCCCTCGAATCGAGAGGCGCTCTTAAAGGCAGAAAAGCCGGAGGACTTTCTACAAATTATTGAAGATTTTGAAGGAAAACTATAG
- a CDS encoding peptidylprolyl isomerase translates to MTIFRANLFYFALLIHSLSATGISSEQKQSPAARPEEILVQAKSFTITRKDLDKELGFILRKLDLKLQTLTPVQRKHFEIAALKSVTRRMLLSNAAKEIHAADLEKKIEHQLQEYKEQFLSEDLFLKALEEQELTEQELKKQIADSIRIQELIRQRLPPPPSPSDQAVRQFFDQNKDKLDQPEMVRVSHISVLVPPEASADDRHAKRQALESIRQRVMLGEDFAKLAREISKEKNDGDLGWIARGTLGKEFDDVAFKLKPGQVSEIFATDRGFHFVMVRDRKEARKAQLDQLKPQIEQFLTQEAQLDAIDKLVAQLEKEENVRYLDKVASPTSTSSPSSKKKR, encoded by the coding sequence ATGACTATTTTCCGAGCTAATCTTTTTTACTTTGCCTTACTCATTCATTCACTCTCTGCTACGGGCATATCTTCAGAGCAGAAACAATCCCCAGCAGCAAGACCAGAAGAAATTTTAGTCCAAGCCAAGTCTTTTACTATCACCCGTAAAGATCTTGATAAGGAGCTCGGCTTTATTCTGAGAAAACTTGACCTGAAACTTCAAACGCTCACCCCAGTCCAGCGTAAGCACTTTGAGATTGCAGCGTTAAAATCGGTTACTCGACGAATGCTCCTAAGCAATGCAGCTAAAGAAATCCACGCTGCTGACCTTGAAAAAAAAATTGAGCATCAACTCCAAGAATACAAAGAGCAATTTTTATCTGAGGATTTATTTTTGAAGGCTCTTGAGGAACAAGAATTGACGGAACAGGAGCTCAAGAAACAAATAGCTGACTCAATCCGTATCCAAGAGCTTATTCGGCAACGTCTGCCGCCCCCACCGAGTCCTTCAGATCAAGCGGTTCGGCAGTTCTTCGACCAAAATAAAGACAAACTGGACCAACCAGAAATGGTTCGCGTCAGTCACATTTCAGTTCTGGTGCCGCCTGAAGCGAGTGCGGACGATCGCCATGCTAAACGCCAAGCATTAGAGTCCATCAGACAGCGTGTTATGCTAGGTGAGGATTTTGCGAAGCTTGCACGTGAGATTTCCAAGGAAAAAAACGATGGCGATCTTGGTTGGATAGCCCGCGGCACGCTTGGCAAGGAATTTGACGATGTGGCTTTCAAGTTAAAACCGGGCCAAGTCAGCGAAATCTTTGCCACTGATCGTGGTTTCCATTTCGTCATGGTGCGCGACCGGAAGGAAGCTCGGAAAGCTCAACTCGATCAACTCAAGCCTCAGATTGAGCAATTCCTCACTCAAGAGGCGCAACTCGACGCCATCGATAAGCTCGTGGCACAGCTTGAAAAGGAAGAAAACGTCCGATATCTCGACAAAGTGGCTTCACCGACTTCCACTTCTTCGCCGAGCTCGAAGAAGAAGCGTTGA